The Streptomyces sp. R28 region GTGACGATCGGCGACGGCCGGGCGGTGGCGTGCTGGTGCCGTCCCAGAATCATCAGCGTGTGTACCTGGCGTGCCAGGGTCTCGATGGCCGGGGTGCGCACGGTGACGAACTGCGAGTGGTAGGCCAGGCGTTCCTCCAATGGCCGTGCCTGGCCCGGCTCCGGTGGCGTCGGGGCCGTTGCCGCGACGCCGAGTGCCTGTCGCATGCTCACCAACACGGTGTGGTCATGCCGCAGAGTGGCCAACTGCTGCTGGGGCAGGAGGATCGCCCACGCTGTGGTCGCCCGGGCAGCCGGTGTCTGTGAGTGGCTCCCGTATGCCGATGGTATCCGCGGACATGTTCAGGCCGTTCAGCAAGGCCAGAACCCTGCCATCCCGTCCCCGTCCATGCCCGCGGTACCACCGTCGCGTTGTGCGCGGAGCTCGAATTCGTCAGGCAGCAGGTCCGTGCCTTGTGAGAAGTCGGAGTCCGGGTGCGGCAGGCTGTCCTGCACCGGATGGGGGAGCAACTCGATGCCCTCGGCGCCGGGAGCCTGACCGGGCGCGTCGGCGAACTCGCCCGGAGCGACCGTGAACGCCGAGTCCCCTTCGCGAAGGATGCCTTCCAGCTGGCGGGCATATGAGAGGGCCTTTTGGCGGTGCTGCCAGTGTGCCCCCTGCAGTGCTTGCTGTACGCAGCCCAGGGTGGCGTCGATGACCTCCAGGCGCAGCATCGGGTTCATCCGGTCATCCAGATTGGCCGGCTCGTTGTACGGGTCGCGGCTCTTGAGGATCCTGGACGGCAGCTTCAGCCGCACCGCCACGGGCTGGCCATGTCGTAGTTGCGCAGAACCTCGTACAGCCAGTCACGGATGGGCACGTCGATGCGGTCCGGCACACCCTCTGCCCACAGGGGCTCCGGCTCGGTCTTCCCCGCCAGACGGTCAGTCAGCCGTCTCCATGTGCTTGTCACAAGGTCGACTGCATGGGGGCCCTGATGAGATCACGACCGACTTGTTCACGGCCGAATGCATGGGAGCGATCACGTGCCACCCAGCATGGGTTCGTGGGCGGTGTGACTACATGGCCCTGCCACGGGTCAGCGCAGGCGGGCCACGGTGACGACCGCGTGCCGGGTCGTGCCCGCCACGACCTCCACCACAGTGTCGCCCCCGGCGGGTGTGTAGGCGTCGCCGGCCTTCGTGAACGCGCGCCCGGGTTGGGGGACCAGGCGCGGGGCGACGACGGAGGAGAGCGCCGTGGTCAGTTGCTGGGACAGCGCTACGCGTCCGTCGGGCAGCCGCACGGCGAGTGCCTTCGGGTGCCGGGCTGTGCCGGTGAACCCGACCACGGCTGCGTCGACCGTGTCCGCGTGCCTGATCTTCACCCACACGCGACCCGCCTTGTAGGCACCCCGCAGCGGCTTCGCCACGATCCCCTCCACACCCGTTCCTTCGAGCGCCTCGTACCAGAGCAGCGCCTCGTCCAGGTCGGTGGTCGACCACACCGGCACGACGGGAGGACCGGCATCGGAGAGCACGTCCAAGAGGACCTGGCGGCGCTCCACGTACGGACGTGGGTGCAGGTCAGGTTTGCCTGCCGCAGGATGGGCCAGGATGTCGAACGCCACGTACGTCGCGGGGTGCCGGTCGGCGAGCTCCCGGGCTCGGCGCGGTCTGGAGAGCGCGCGGGACTGCGCTGCCTCGAAGCTGATCCGCGCGTTGCAGTCGGCGTCCGATTGGTACACCACTGCCTCGCCGTCCAGGATCACGCCGGGCGGCAGGTGCATGGCGGCCACGGCCAGATCCATCCAGAGCGCGGTGACGTCGCGGCCGGTCCGCGACTGCAGCCGGACACTGTCCTCGGTCCGCCACAGCACGGTCCGGTGGCCATCGACCTTCGGTTATGCGCTGTTGAGCTGTCCACGGACTATCGTCCAGCGTCATGTCGATCACCGGTTGGCGAGCGCATTTCACCCGTCGAGACCTGGCGTGGCCGCGCGAAAAGGCCCGTTCATGTGGGAGTTCAGCTCCCTGTTCGCCGATCTCGGTGAGGGGTTGGACGATCTGGGGGTGCCCGAGGGGCAGCCGTTCCTGATCAGTCCGGCGGGCGTGTACGACGTGGCGCTGAACCGGTATTTCTCGGTGTGGCCGGCGTCTTCGCCGTGGAACACCCAGGCCGCCCATGCCCGGGACCTGCGCACGTACTTCGACTTCCTGTGGTTCGCGCGAGGCAGGCGGGACTGGCGTGATGCGTCCATGGACGACCGGGCGGCGTTCGAGTGGTGGCGGCGTCGTGATGAGCGTGGACCTCGTTTGGAGGACACGAGTTGGGACCGGGAGGTGTCCACGGTCAACCTGTTTGTGGGCGATCGAGCAGGACCTCGTCAGGGCCAATCCCATCCGTCAGCGCGCGGCTTCGGTGTGGTCGCCGTGGCGGGGCGGGGCTGGCGGCACGATGGTGTGGCAAGTGCCAGCCGAGACGTCGCACGGGGCCACGACGCGAGGTGAAGTGGCTGCCACCGAAGTCGTATCGGCTTTGGCGCAATGTCGGGCTGTGCGGCTTCGACTCGAAGGAGATGCCAAGGCGCGGGTTCCCGGTGAGCGTGCGGGACCTGCGCGAAGTCGAGCCGGTGGGGCTTGCGGTCCGCGCGCAGCCATGCCGGCGGAAAGGACGCTGGGCGTGGCGCGCAGCCGACTACCGATGATCAAGGAATCACCGGCTGGACAGCGGACGAGATCCAGACCGGCGTTGCGCTGATGACCGAGCTCGGGCAGCTCGGCGAGGGCGGTCGGGCCCTGTACGACCCTCGTCTCGGCGAGCGGAGCCTCTGGGACTGGTCCGGCGACTCTCCCTGCCGCCCCCGGGCCGACTCGCCCAGCAGACCGGCCCGGGGCACGCTGGAAGGAGCGGCGTCGCCCACGTCGTCAAGGCCGGCAGCGAGGACGTCGAGTGGCTCTACCCGGACCCCACGATCGAGCGGATCGCCGCCCAGTGGCTGGAACTCAGGCGCTCTTCGTCGTGGTCACCGACGGCGCGGCCGGCGCCCACGTCTTCCACGCCCGTGCGGCACGTATCAGCCGTCCCGGCCTGCCGGAAGGTCGCAGTGGTGGACACCGTGGGAGCGGGCACGGCAGCCGGGCGATGGCGCACCCCGCCTCGATCACGAAGGATGCGCCTACCTCAGCCAGCCGCTCCGGCGGCCGGGGTCCGGCCTGCCGGATTCTCGCGCAGCTGGTCAAGCCGGCGGAATCGGCGACGATCCGTTGGCCGGACTGTCTTCCGTTTCGACCACGGGGGCGTAGAGGACTCCATGGCCTGGGAAGGTGTGCGTGTCGCATTCCGGGGATGCGGTGAGCCTGCGGCCCGTCATCACGGACCAGGCGTCAGCGACTGCACCGAAGCCCTGCAGGCGTTACTCGTCGAGGAACTGAAGGGCGTGCTTCAGGAACCGCTCGGGGTACTGGAACTGCGCTCCATGCCCGGCATCGGGGTAGATCAGCAGTTGAGCGTTGGGGATGTTCTGGGCGAGGTGCCAGGAGTTGATCGAGGCGATCATCACGTCGTTCTCGCCGTTGAGGACCAGCGTCGGCTGGGTGATCGCATTCAGGTGGGTGTAGGGATTCTCGCCCGGCAGCGGTTCCGCATAGGCGATCACCGCTTCGACCTGCGCCTGCGCGACTGCGGGCGAGGCCGGCGTGTCCTGGTCGGCCCGCTGGTGACGCCGCTCCCAGAAGGCCCGGCCGGCTTCGATCGCGGCTTCCGAGCGGCCGAAGAACAGGAAGAGGAAGTTCTCCAGGACGTGGACCGGATTCAGCGCGTGGTCAGGCACCTGGGGGTCACTCGTCGGGTCCCCGCCTCGGAGGCCGGTGCCGAGCAGGAGGAGCTTGCGCACCAGCTGAGGGTGGCGCAGCGTGACCTCCTGTACCTGGAAACCGCCGATCGAGAAGCCGAGCAGATCGACCTGCTCCAGCCCCAGCGCCCGGATGACCGCGGCGATGTCGTCGGCCATGTCCTCGATCCGGTTACGCGGCGTGCCGGATGACGAGGCGATGCCGCGCCCGTTGAACAGGATGACCTCGCGGCCTTCGGCCAGGCCGTCGGTGAGCAGGGGGTCCCAGTGGTCCATCCCTCCGCGGAAGTGCTGGACCAGGAAGATCGGGACGCCGGAGGGCTTG contains the following coding sequences:
- a CDS encoding alpha/beta fold hydrolase encodes the protein MSDTHLTAPTQYIEVDGDRFAYRRWGKPSGVPIFLVQHFRGGMDHWDPLLTDGLAEGREVILFNGRGIASSSGTPRNRIEDMADDIAAVIRALGLEQVDLLGFSIGGFQVQEVTLRHPQLVRKLLLLGTGLRGGDPTSDPQVPDHALNPVHVLENFLFLFFGRSEAAIEAGRAFWERRHQRADQDTPASPAVAQAQVEAVIAYAEPLPGENPYTHLNAITQPTLVLNGENDVMIASINSWHLAQNIPNAQLLIYPDAGHGAQFQYPERFLKHALQFLDE